The window TACCAGCAGAATGCGAATTCCCCCATCCTGCCCCGCCATGTCATGGTCAGATACTGGATCGACTATTTAAAAGGGAACCAGGATTTCGTCCAGGCCATGTTGGTGAACAACCACACCTCCTCGGACGTGGAGGTGGCTGCTGCTCTCAGGGCCCGGCTCGACTGGCTTTCCCTCTTGCCCAAATCTATCACCAAGAATTATAGCCCCGTCATGAAGGAGGTGGGCGATTCTCGGATCGTGCAGGAGCTCCCCCAGCTCCTGGACGCTCGTTCAGCGCCGCTGATCGCAGACCAAGAGGTCCTTCAGAAGCTGCCAAAAACTTACATCTTGACTTGTGAACATGATGTCCTCAGGGACGACGGCATCATGTATGTCAAACGCTTGGAGAGCGCTGGCGTGCAGGTGACCCACGACCACTTTAAGGATGCCTTCCACGGCTGCATGATTTTTACTTCCTGGCCCACCAACTTCTCGGTGGGAGTTCGGACTAGGGACAGCTACATTAAGTGGCTGAAGCAGAACCTGTGAAGAGAGATCATCCAGAGAGGGCACGTGAACCCTTTTTGACCAATGGCAATCACTAGGGATCACTGAGCACTTTCTTACTTACCCCAGGCGACCACCAGACCATGGTGCTTCTTGTCAGGGAGAGGCCAAGTGAGAAATTTTCACGAGCTTGACTAATCTCTATCAGTATAGAAGATTTGAATCGGTTTCCCAAACTGGACTAACCAACCTCCTGGGCCACTCAGATGGCTGCCACGGTCCCAAACTACCAAAGGATTCTGGGAAAGCATATTCTTCCCCTGGAAGTGACTCTTTGTACTAGAAGACCTTCTACAGAGGAAAACATGCCAGTCCTGTTTGATGAATTTTATGTAAATTTGGTTCCCTTTTGCAAATAACTTATTTATAAATCAGTCAATTACTTAAAGGTCTAAAATACACCCTTCTGACCCATCCCTGCCCATTGAATGCCTTTGTTCCTCTTTTGCACAGATGGTCTTTCTCATAGGGACATGGGCTTCATTCCTCCTAAGCGTCTTTTGTAAAGGATGATAATCCACTAATCCTTTGGgattatattctttctttaaagTTCGCTTTTAACCACTGCTGTTAGAGAACAAATTACTAATGTGTTAGTATGATTTACACTGGATTTTGTACATAgttaagagtttttgtttttcatgtgGCATTAGAGTACATGCAATCTctgtggggtaagggtgggggtggagagggatTTGGGGCAAATGTATTTCTTTTGAGAATGAATTTTCTATagataataaatggaaaaagacCCATCCACTGAaagattatatttaatatttaagtacaAATGACCTTCAAGAAGACGTGTAATGTGCGAGTAGGTAAGAGGGCACACTTACTCCCAGGCTAAAGTTATGGCACTTATAATCTACTTCTGAAGCTTTTCAACTCATCCATTTATGACGTGACTGGTTTTTTCGATGGGGAACATTGTGATGCGCGAGTCATTTggttgatttttttgtgtgtgtttgccaTTCTCCAAGGTGATGTCACACCATGATTTCCATCTGGCCCCTTTTCACTGCTTCTCGAGAGCCATGGCCATGGGCCGTGAACGCACCAACAGGTCAGGAGAGTGATCAGATCAGATCCAAGTTCCATGAGAAGTTGTCCCGGTGTTTTTGAtgaaaacatacatacatacatacaggtTTAAAAAGTTATAAACCAAAGTTTCTACATCCGCTTATTGCACAACTTCGAATGTTTGTCACTTATAATCTGGGCTTTTCTTGACTTGGGTGAGGGAGAGTGTGACTGTCTCTTCTCTTCTGGGCACAATCTATCTCGTTTGACTTTTCTCCCCGCAGTGTTTTCCTTCTGTCCCAGGGAGCACCGCTGAGCACAAAGAAAACATCCTGGAAAACTTTTCTAAGTCCATGATGGACCATCTCAAACAGGTCATCCTCTCCAGTGGAATTATCTGCCCATCTACTATGGCAGCCATCCCTCTCTGTATCTGTGGGCCCTTCCCACAACCTCCTGGGGACCTGCTTGGGGAGCACAAAGGCATTGTGTATATATCTGAGGAGGAGAAGCCGTATTCCTCTAGAAATAAGGAATAGCTATCCTTCCCTTTTATCATTCGTGACAGCCTGCTCCCCACCATAGGTCAGAGCTACCCAGAGGGGCTATGGGGTACaagaggttttatatatatatatatatatgtataatatatataaaatataatatagtcaatgtcatccttttttaaaattgcatttgaTGAGCCAGAGGCCAAAGCATTTCATGTTAGAAAGAAAAGTAactgtaataaaaaataaaagatacctACAGATATGTATCATTTATAGATACATATCTATGAAAGAACTCAACTATCGATGTTGCTCTTTGCCCTTTCCTTCATGGTTCCTGCTCACGCCAGCTTTATTTCACATAAATAGTGTCTATTGTCATTGTTCTACCAAAGATATGCTTTGTAGAAATTTGGGATTTTAATTCTGGCCATATAATAAGCCACCCCTTATAAAAtctagttctttttaaaaaatgcgaTTCCAAGACCAAGTTAGAGTCATACTGTAATGTGTTGTAACCATTTTGAATGCTTTTTGCTGCTAAGATTAGGAATATCTGAAAGATACTACATGTTTCTTAAAGAGCTTCTAAAAATGACAACTTCTGGAATTATGAAGAAGATTCCCTTGGGAGGGGGGGATTGAGTGATCAGATTCAGACGGTAGGCCTCTCACAGAAATTCATTTCACTAAACAtggatgattaaaaaaatatgagttgcCAGTCTTCTTATTTACTTATATAGTACTATGGACTTGAACTATGCCAGGAAAGCTGGGTTTATCCTGATTTTTTCCGAACTCCTGCTAGAACAAAATTCATTGACTTGTAGAATTAAAActgaagagaccttaaaggtctatttcacaaatgagaaaattgaaacatcaagatttttttccttaaaagtgacttacttgcctgaagtcacagtTTCTTGGAATGATGATAGTGATCATGGATACAATAAAAGCTATAAGAACGATCAGCTCAAAAACTTGGAAGAATTTTTATGGGGGGGGGAGGCTCTTCAGTGGTCATTTTAGACTTTTAAAGAAGtttcatttggaatttttaaagttttgcacATTGTTTCAGTGTCAGGGGCTCTATTTGtgttttctgttttataaaaatgtgtttttgttaaaaataaaactcttcttTCCTGATAGTGGTGTTGAtgtgaaatatgaagaaaaaggcTTTGGGAGTTAAGTAGTACAAAAAATGATTAATTCACTTttacattttaacttttatttgtgAAGAATTGAAGAGTGGGCTGGATGTCCTTTGCTTGGGGGAATCTGCATGACTTTTGACTTTTTGTTCGTTTGTTTAGTTCCAACCcccagaaaagagaataaagaaaaaaattacaaagcaaaaaaaaaaaaaaccctgagtagtgtgtgtttataaaataaaaatttagtaaaCCCAGAAGCATCTGCatcatttgaaaacaaaaatgttGTACTCTTTGCTAATGCCTGGTAATCTAGGTTACTGAAGATTATCCatgctttcttccctcttctttgggCCATTTCCCTAACAAAGGTAGAACTGGCCTTGTAGTGGGAAGTAACAGAAATCAAATCCATATCTAAATGGACATCAGGGAAGTCCAGTTTCCTTTAAACTGTGGGTAGGCTTGTCGCCTTTTGTATTAGCAGTTCCATGGCCAAGATAATGTATGTGGAGTTCTTTTAAAATACTATCTAAATATCTGTTGTTAttactctattattattatagccaCCAAGAACCCAAGGTTATCTCCACACCAGAGCAGTAAGGCCTTTGTGTAGGACtgcagtggttttttttttttttttttattgttctgaGGGGCATGGGAAACTCCCTCCCCTGGTACACCACAGTGGTTCCTTAGTAACAGCATTGAAGGACTGATTCAGAACTAAGCATCTTTCTTGTTCGATGAAAGCATTCTTTATTATTTAGAGTTGCAAAGAAAGAGCCTCTAATGGATGCTGTGGACAAGAAGAGTCTAACCAAAGCTTTTGCTCAATTTCACAAGAATGAgtatttttatagtctttttgaGGTCACAGAAAAATGAGCAATACAAGGTTAGGAGATGAATGGGACatacaaaattgaaaattaatataaaatggaaatgcagTGACTAAGAGCTGTTAGGTGGGGGGGGGACATttggagaaaagaatgaaataaacagaaagtTGATAACGGAAAAGTAAGCAGTCATTCTCATGGTTCTATTGAAGCCAACAAGGTTTCTCAGGGGAAAACACTTTTCTCATTGTCCTTTAGAGTCCAATTGAGTAAACTACCCATAATGCTCTGCAGTAGTGTCAAGACTTTTAGAATCATACCAAAATAAGATAGGCTTGGAGATCTGGTTCCATGTTAAAGTCATAGTGACTTGCCTGGCACTTGGAGAAGCGATGGGGCTTGTCTATGCTTACAAAGCTAGTGTAAGAGTTAAAtgaggagttttgacaaaataagagagcagcttttagtaacttaagttttaatgagaatatagtagagttgtaaattcatattatcccttttaagtcagagaaaagaaaacttctggcagcttttaacaattaacagtttagttttattaaattagagatagtaaaatgaatatagtaaaggagagaaatataggaaagaggtagagaaagaagaaattgccTAATACCTAACTAAGTACCTTATAACTATAACAGCTTATAACTGCCTa of the Gracilinanus agilis isolate LMUSP501 unplaced genomic scaffold, AgileGrace unplaced_scaffold56473, whole genome shotgun sequence genome contains:
- the LOC123256163 gene encoding neutral cholesterol ester hydrolase 1-like, producing MGYVNEVKHIAILSPQFSKDATFRNKIKLQALIYPVLQALDFNTPSYQQNANSPILPRHVMVRYWIDYLKGNQDFVQAMLVNNHTSSDVEVAAALRARLDWLSLLPKSITKNYSPVMKEVGDSRIVQELPQLLDARSAPLIADQEVLQKLPKTYILTCEHDVLRDDGIMYVKRLESAGVQVTHDHFKDAFHGCMIFTSWPTNFSVGVRTRDSYIKWLKQNL